ATAAACGTAAACCACCCCAGTTTCACCATTCGCAAGCTTAAACTTCTGCGCGGAAATTTCGACTGGTAAGGAACTTTTTTCTGTTTTAAAATTATATTTCATCGTCACACTATTATCTTTTTCTAAGGCTTCATCTAATGTCTTATCTTGAATTAATTTATTAGCAGATGCACTAGAAATAGTATCTGGCGACTGCGATTGATAGACGCTTTTTCCGTTTTGTTCAATAATGACGCCCATCGTATCATCAAGTAGTATGAGTGCAGAATCATTATTATTTTCAGCAGAGATTACTTCATTATTTTCTTGCATAACAGTGATGATACTAGCAGTTTTATCCTCTAATTCGTTTGTTATTCGTGTAATATTATTTTTTTCATAAATCATTGCAACTAAAAATCCAGAAATAACTAAAATCCCTATCAGTAAAAGAATAATGGTACTCCAAATTTTGCCAACAATACTATTCCAAATCTTCATCTATTCTCACCTCGGTCCTCGCAAAAAAATAACGAACAAAGCACGTGCGGCATAACACTTGCCGATTAAACGTCTTTGCCCGTTATCTTAGTCTGTTTTATTAATCTTCTGGAACTTCAAATTTATATCCAAGACCCCAAACTGTTACAATCATTCTAGCAGCGTCTTCCGATACATCATGCAGTTTTTCACGAAGTCTTTTAACATGCGTATCAATTGTTCGTAAATCGCCAAAGAACTCATAACGCCACACTTCTTTTAAAAGTGACTCGCGGTCGAATACTTTATCCGGTGATTTAGCTAAATAATAAAGCAAGTCATATTCTTTCGGTGTCAAACCGATTTCTTTTCCATCGACAATAACACGGTGAGCTTCGTTATCAATTTTCAAATGTGGGAAAGTAATAATGTCTCCCGGTGTTCCTCCTGCTGATTCTTCTGAGGATTGTTTCGCACGACGAAGAACCGCCTTCACACGAAGTACAACTTCTCTTGGGCTAAATGGTTTTACGATGTAATCATCTGCGCCAACTTCAAAGCCTTGTACTCTGTTAGCTTCTTCTCCTTTTGCTGTCAACATGACAACTGGTGTTGATTTAAACTCTCTCAGTTCACGACAAACTTCGATGCCATCTTTACCAGGCATCAT
The sequence above is drawn from the Listeria monocytogenes genome and encodes:
- a CDS encoding response regulator transcription factor, translated to MSEQVRVLVVDDEDRIRRLLKMYLERENYRIEEASDGDQALSMALNNNYEVILLDLMMPGKDGIEVCRELREFKSTPVVMLTAKGEEANRVQGFEVGADDYIVKPFSPREVVLRVKAVLRRAKQSSEESAGGTPGDIITFPHLKIDNEAHRVIVDGKEIGLTPKEYDLLYYLAKSPDKVFDRESLLKEVWRYEFFGDLRTIDTHVKRLREKLHDVSEDAARMIVTVWGLGYKFEVPED